The following proteins are encoded in a genomic region of Nicotiana sylvestris chromosome 4, ASM39365v2, whole genome shotgun sequence:
- the LOC138890512 gene encoding uncharacterized protein, whose product MVAPPNFEEEQSTYRPPRFNGQYYDWWNTWMHDFMMAEDSELWDIICDAPHVPMKKLEETGPLVPKGRREYNDIDRKDVEKNYRAKKILMCGIGPDEMKDDESIQDMHTRFTSIINEFHSIGDVIPKNKLVRKILSVLPGSWESKVNVITESKDLQTLTMDELIGNLKTYELKTKKDSERREPMKEKNLVLKAKSSDSSDEDSDMAYLTKRFQKMMWKVRAFYQRLPTSETGAVDKAGKRNLILDKRFNRKNAPDNIVKQALAAWGDSSSESKRKLDAENNSMMAVETETMKYNSLFALMAQSDDDDEEDVDDEVNFKDVQRNLKSYSSKKLRSLSNVLIDAYYSLVNDKKILTIELGEPKQSRDDLVVCVVDLKETIANLEQEKEALNERITSV is encoded by the exons atggttgctccaccaaactttgaagaagaacaatcaacctatagacctcccagattcaatggtcaatactatGACTGGTGGAATACCTGGATGCATGATTTTATGATGGCAGAAGATTCAGAGTTGTGGGACATCATCTGTGATGCTCCACATGTTCCCATGAAGAAACTTGAAGAAACAGGACCATTGGTGCCCAAAGGGAGAAGAGAGTACAACgacattgatagaaaagatgtagaaaagaactatcgtgccaagaaaatcttgatgtgtggcataggacctgatga gatgaaggatgatgagtccatacaagatatgcacaccagattcacctccatcataaatgagtttcACTCAATTGGAGATGTCATTCCCaaaaacaagcttgtaaggaaaattcttagtgttctacctgggtcttgggaaagtaaggtaaatgtcaTCACTGAATCTAAAGATCTACAGACTCTaaccatggatgagttgattggtaatctgaagacatacgagttgaaaacaaagaaagacagtgaaagaagagaacctatgaaggaaaagaacctggtgctTAAGGCTAAAAGTAGTGAttcaagtgatgaagatagtgacatggcctatcttactaagagatttcaaaagatg ATGTGGAAAGTCAGGGCATTTTATCAAAGACTGCCCACTAGCGAAACAGGAGCAGTTGacaaagcaggaaaaaggaacctGATTCTAGATAAAAGATTCAATCGAAAAAATGCTCCAGACAATATCGTTAAGCAGgctcttgctgcttggggagactcctcaAGTGAATCCAAAAGGAAATTAGATGCAGAAAATaattccatgatggcagtggaaactgaaACAATGAAGTACAATTCACTGTTCGCGCTGATGGCTCagtcagatgatgatgatgaagaagatgtagatgatgaggtaaatttcaaggacgttcagagaaatctgaaatcctattcttcTAAAAAGCTAAGGTCTTTATCTAATGTCTTAATTGATGCCTATTATAGCCTTGTAAATGATAAGAAGATCCTTACCATAGAACTAGGAGAGCCcaaacaatctagagatgatctagtgGTCTGTGTAGTAGACTTAAAagagaccatagctaatcttgaacaAGAGAAGGAAGCCTTGAATGAAAGAATAACTAGTGTGTAA
- the LOC104219965 gene encoding uncharacterized protein isoform X1, which yields MDIDPRQYENIAVNDGDVHNIVMSYLEHNCFTDTLESFTASTGMKQTANHLEDMVKRKRIYHLALEGNVLKAIELTEQLAPDLLEKNKDLHFDLLSLHFVGLVCSRKCTEALEFAQTKLAPFGKVQKYVEKLEDFMALLAYNEPEKSPMFHLLSLEYRQQVSDSLNRAILANSNLPSYSAVERLIQQTTVVRQCLSQESRRASTIFFERLYEELGEPI from the exons ATGGATATTGATCCCCGACAATACGAAAACATT GCTGTCAATGATGGTGATGTTCACAACATTGTCATGTCATACCTTGAGCATAATTGCTTCACAGACACGTTGGAATCATTTACTGCCTCCACTGGCATGAAGCAGACTGCAAATCATCTGGAGGATATGGTGAAGAGAAAAA GAATTTATCATTTGGCACTAGAGGGGAATGTACTGAAGGCCATTGAACTTACAGAGCAGCTCGCTCCTgacttattggaaaaaaataAGGATCTGCATTTTGATCTCTTGAGCCTTCATTTTGTTGGACTCGTCTGCTCAAGAAAATG CACAGAAGCTCTGGAATTTGCACAGACGAAGTTGGCTCCTTTTGGAAAGGTGCAGAAATATGTTGAAAAACTTGAA GACTTCATGGCTTTATTAGCTTACAATGAGCCAGAAAAGTCACCCATGTTTCATCTATTAAGCTTGGAGTACAGGCAGCAAGTTTCTGATAGTTTGAATAGAGCAATACTTG CAAATTCCAACCTCCCCAGCTATTCTGCAGTTGAAAGGTTGATACAGCAGACAACTGTTGTAAGACAATGCTTAAGTCAAGAATCCA GAAGGGCATCCACCATTTTCTTTGAAAGACTTTATGAAGAGCTAGGTGAGCCAATTTAG
- the LOC104219965 gene encoding uncharacterized protein isoform X2, translating to MDIDPRQYENIAVNDGDVHNIVMSYLEHNCFTDTLESFTASTGMKQTANHLEDMVKRKRIYHLALEGNVLKAIELTEQLAPDLLEKNKDLHFDLLSLHFVGLVCSRKCTEALEFAQTKLAPFGKVQKYVEKLEDFMALLAYNEPEKSPMFHLLSLEYRQQVSDSLNRAILANSNLPSYSAVERLIQQTTVVRQCLSQESSKEGHPPFSLKDFMKS from the exons ATGGATATTGATCCCCGACAATACGAAAACATT GCTGTCAATGATGGTGATGTTCACAACATTGTCATGTCATACCTTGAGCATAATTGCTTCACAGACACGTTGGAATCATTTACTGCCTCCACTGGCATGAAGCAGACTGCAAATCATCTGGAGGATATGGTGAAGAGAAAAA GAATTTATCATTTGGCACTAGAGGGGAATGTACTGAAGGCCATTGAACTTACAGAGCAGCTCGCTCCTgacttattggaaaaaaataAGGATCTGCATTTTGATCTCTTGAGCCTTCATTTTGTTGGACTCGTCTGCTCAAGAAAATG CACAGAAGCTCTGGAATTTGCACAGACGAAGTTGGCTCCTTTTGGAAAGGTGCAGAAATATGTTGAAAAACTTGAA GACTTCATGGCTTTATTAGCTTACAATGAGCCAGAAAAGTCACCCATGTTTCATCTATTAAGCTTGGAGTACAGGCAGCAAGTTTCTGATAGTTTGAATAGAGCAATACTTG CAAATTCCAACCTCCCCAGCTATTCTGCAGTTGAAAGGTTGATACAGCAGACAACTGTTGTAAGACAATGCTTAAGTCAAGAATCCAGTAAG GAAGGGCATCCACCATTTTCTTTGAAAGACTTTATGAAGAGCTAG